The following is a genomic window from Rhizobium sp. NRK18.
GCTTCAGCATGGTGTCGCAGAAGTGGCGGGTCGGACCGTAGACCGAATCAACGATCAGGGCGTGATCGCCGGAAGAGAGGAAGGCGAGGAACGGAACCGTGACGGCGGCAAGGCCGGACGGCAGCAGGATCGTCCCCTCGGAGCCTTCCAGCGCGTTGATCGCATCGGCCAGCGCATCGGAGGTCGGTGTGCCGCGCGTGCCGTAGGAATATTTCTGTCCGCGCGTCTCCATGGTGTGCGCATCGGGAAACAGGACCGTCGAGGCGTGGACGACCGGCGGATTGACGAATCCATGAAACTCGCGCGGATTGTTTCCGCTGTGCGCCAGGCGGGTGTTGATGCCGGCACCATCCAGCTTTGACTTCATATCGTTCATCGGGGTCTGCCTATCATAGAAAAACTGTGGATACGGGGAGGATGTCGATGTCAGACATGGCCCGGATGGACAGTCCCGTCAAGCGCGAGATGTCCCGGTAAACTGCCGTAACGTCAGATGGGCTGGAATGGCCGACTTGTCACTTTTTTATGCAGCAAACTGCCTCATTTGACGGTTTCTGCCTGTTTTGCCGCCTGTTTTTACCAAAAGCCGCAATTGCGAAGGCGAAATATTAGATAAGGGTTGACCCTCAGCATTTTTTGCGACTGTGATAGCGGTACTCGCACCGGGAGGTTTCGCGAGACGTGCGGGGCTGGTCTGAAAACGGATCGGCCTTGCGCCAAACAGTCTTAAGACAACAGACAAACATAAGGTTGGGAAAAATGAAAAAGACACTTCTGTCCGCCGCTCTCGGCGCAGCAGTCTTTGGCCTCGGCGCACACGCCGCTTCTGCTACGACGCTGGACGACGTCAAGGCCAAGGGCTTCGTGCAGTGCGGTGTGAGCCAGGGTATTCCGGGCTTCTCGAACCCGAACGACAAAGGGGAATGGTCTGGTCTCGACGTTGATTATTGCCGTGGCATCGCAGCCGCCGTCTTCGGCGACGCAACCAAGGCGAAGTTCACGCCCCTCTCCAGCAAGGACCGCTTTCCGGCCCTGCAGTCCGGCGAAGTCGACGTCCTGACGCGTAACACCACCTGGACGATCAGCCGCGACACCTCGCTCGGCTTCAACTTCCGTACCGTCAACTACTATGACGGCCAGGGCTTCATGGTGAAGAAGAGCCTCGGCGTTTCGTCCGCTCTCGAACTCTCCGGCGCCGCCGTCTGCGTTCAGACCGGCACGACGACCGAACTCAACCTCGCCGACTACTTCAAGGCCAACGGCCTCGAGTACAAGCCGGTCGTGTTCGAAAAGGAAGCCGATGCCACCGGCGCTTATGACGCCGGCCGTTGCGACGTCTACACCACCGACCAGTCGGGCCTCTATGCCATCCGTCTGACGCTGAGCAGCCCGGACGACAACATGGTTCTGCCGGAAGTCATCTCCAAGGAGCCGCTTGGCCCGGCCGTCCGCCAGGGCGACGACCAGTGGTTCGACCTCGTCAGCTGGGTTCACTACGCCATGGTCAATGCTGAAGAACTCGGCATCACCTCGGCCAATGTCGACGACATGAAGGCCAACGGCAGCCCGGACATCAAGCGTATCCTCGGTTCCGAAGAAGGCACCAAGATCGGTACCGATCTCGGCGTCTCCAACGACTGGGCCTACAACATCATCAAGCAGGTCGGTAACTACGGTGAAGTCTTCGCCCGCAACGTCGGTCCGGAAACGCCCCTGAAGATCGACCGCGGCATCAACGCACTGTGGACCAAGGGCGGCCTGCAGTACGCTCCGCCGATCCGCTAAGACAAGTTCATTACTGACTTGATGTGGGGAGGCAGTGGCAACGCTGCCTCCCCATGTGCAACCCCGCAAGGGCAATGAAGACTCCCGCAAAGGGAGAATAAGGGGAAAAGGCAAAATGGCTGACCATGCGTTAAGCTCGCCAAACGCCGGATCCAGCAGTGGCACGTCACTCATCTACGACCCGAAAGTCCGTGGGATTTTCTATCAGGTCGTCACCGTCGCCTTGCTGGTCCTTTTCGTCTGGACCGTGACGAACAACACCATTCACAATCTTCAGAAAGCCAACATCGCCTCAGGTTTCGGCTTCCTGAACGGCCGCGCCGGTTTCGATATCGGCCAGCACCTGATCGCATATTCCAGCGACTCGACCTATGGCCGGGCGCTCGTCGTCGGCATCCTCAACACCCTCCAGGTCGCGGTTTTCGGCATCGTCACTGCCTCGATCATCGGCTTCCTGGTCGGCATCGGTCGGCTGTCCCACAACTGGCTGATCGCTAAGATCTGCCAGGTCTATGTGGAAATCTTCCGCAACATCCCGCCGCTCCTCGTCATCTTCTTCTGGTACAAGGGCGTGCTGGCGATCCTTCCGCAGCCGAAGGATGCCATCAAGCTTCCCTTCGACATCTTCCTCAGCAACCGCGGGTTTGCCTATCCCAAGGCGATCTTCGGCGAAGGCATGTTGTTCGTGCTCGCGGCCTTCGTGATCGGCATCATCGCCGCGATCGTCGTCTCCCGCTGGGCGACCAAGCGGCAGATGGCGACCGGACAGCAGTTTCCGAAGGGTTGGGCCAGCCTGGGCCTGATCATCGGCCTGCCGATCCTGGTCTTCCTCGTCATGGGCATGCCGGTCACCTTCGACATTCCCGTCGCCGGCCGCTTCAACCTCCAGGGCGGATCGCTGATCGGTCCGGAGTTCATGTCGCTCTACCTGGCGCTTTCCTTCTACACGGCAGCCTTCATCGCGGAAATCGTCCGCGGCGGCATCAAGGCGGTCGCCAAGGGCCAGACGGAAGCCGCCAATGCACTTGGCTTAAGGTCCGGCGTCACCACGCGGCTGATCATCATCCCGCAGGCGCTCCGGATCATCATTCCGCCGCTGACCAGCCAGTACCTGAACCTCACCAAGAACTCCTCGCTCGCCGTCGCCGTCGGCTTCGCCGACGTGGTGGCCGTCGGTGGGACGATGCTGAACCAGACCGGCCAGGCCGTCGAAATCGTCGGACTGTGGCTGTTGATCTACCTGTCGATGTCCATCAGCACGGCGATGTTCATGAACTGGTTCAACGCCAAGATGGCACTGGTCGAGAGGTAAGCACATGGCTACGAAAAACCTTGCCTACGTGCGTGGCGAAATGGCACCGGCCCAGCCGGCGCCATCCAGCGCCGTCGGCCCCATTCACTGGCTCCGCGAGAACCTGCTGGCAACGCCCAAGGACGTCGTACTGACGATCGTCGCCCTGGCGCTGCTGGCCTACATCCTGCCGGGCATCATCGACTGGCTGCTGATCAATGCCGTCTGGACCGGCAGCGATCGTACCGCCTGCGCCACCATCGCGCAGGGCGGCGTCCTGCCGGACGGCCAGAGCGGCGCATGCTGGGCCTTCGTCGGTGCGAAATTCCAGCAGTTCATCTTCGGTCGCTATCCGTATGTGGAGCGCTGGCGGCCGATGCTGGTCATGGCGATGTTCGTCGTGCTGCTGATCCCGATGCTGATCCCGAAGGCGCCGTACAAGGGCTGGAACGCGTTTCTTCTCTTCCTGGTGCTGCCCTTCGTGTCGTTCTTCCTGCTGCTCGGCGGCTTCGGTCTCCCGCACGTGGAAACGCCGCTCTGGGGCGGACTGATGATCACCCTGATCCTGTCCTTCTTCGGTATCGTTGTCTCGCTGCCGGTCGGCATCGTGCTGGCACTCGGACGACGGTCGAACATGCCCGTCATCCGGCTGCTCTGCGTCGTTTTCATCGAGGTCATCCGCGGCGTTCCGCTGATCACGGTCCTGTTCATGGCGAGCGTCATGCTGCCGCTGTTCCTGCCTGACGGCTGGACCTTCGACAAGCTCCTGCGCGCGCTCATCGGCGTGTCGCTGTTTTCGTCCGCCTATATGGCGGAAGTGATCCGCGGCGGCCTGCAGGCCATCCCGAAGGGTCAGTTCGAAGGCGCCGATTCGCTCGGGTTGAGCTACTGGCAGAAAATGCGGCTGATCATCCTGCCGCAGGCCCTCAAGCTTGTCATCCCGGGCATCGTCAACACCTTCATTGGTCTGTTCAAGGACACCTCGCTCGTCTCCATCATCGGTATGTTCGACCTGCTCGGCATCGTCACGCTGAACTTCTCGGACGCGAACTGGGCGACCCCCGTGACGCCGATTACCGCCTTTGTCTTTGCCGGCATGGTCTACTGGATCTTCTGCTTCGGCATGTCGCGGTATTCGCAGTTCATGGAACGTCACCTCGACACCGGTCACAAACGCTAAAAACCTCAGGGGAATACTGAAATGGCACAAGTTCAAACAACTGGCGCTGCCAAGCCCAAGACCGATACGGCCATCGAAATCACCGGCATGAACAAGTGGTACGGCGAGTTCCACGTGCTGCGTGACATCAATCTGAAGGTGACGTCGGGCGAACGCATCGTCATCGCCGGTCCGTCGGGCTCCGGCAAGTCGACAATGATCCGCTGCATCAATCGTCTGGAAGAGCACCAGAAGGGCAAGATCGTCGTCGACGGCATCGAGCTGACGAACGACCTGAAGAAGATCGACGAAATCCGACGGGAAGTCGGCATGGTGTTCCAGCACTTCAACCTCTTCCCGCATCTGACGATTCTGGAAAACTGCACGCTGGCGCCGATCTGGGTGCGCAAGATGCCGAAGCGTGAGGCCGAACAGATCGCCATGCACTTCCTCGAGCGCGTCAAGATCCCGGAACAGGCCAACAAGTATCCGGGCCAGCTCTCCGGCGGTCAGCAGCAGCGCGTGGCGATCGCCCGCTCGCTGTGCATGAAGCCGAAGATCATGCTGTTCGACGAACCGACCTCGGCGCTCGACCCGGAAATGGTCAAGGAAGTGCTCGACACCATGGTCGGTCTCGCCGAAGAAGGCATGACCATGCTGTGCGTGACCCACGAAATGGGCTTTGCGCGCCAGGTCGCCGATCGCGTCATCTTCATGGACCAGGGGCAGATCGTCGAACAGAATTCGCCGGCCGAATTCTTCGACAATCCGCAGCACGAGCGCACCAAGCTCTTCCTGAGCCAGATCCTGCACTAGTCTGCGGCTTTAATTCAGGCATTACGGCGGGGCCTTCACAGGCCCCGCTTTCGTTTGCGTGCAGAGTTCCCTTCCCGCCCGCCCCGGCAGTTGCGGTCGTGCCAGCCTCATGCATACTGCCCCCTCCAGTTGACCCGTTCCCGGAGGCACCATGTCCCACCATCTCAAGTTCTTCATCGACGGCGCATGGGTGGACCCGGACGAGGCGCGGACGCTCGACGTCATCGATCCGTCGACAGAGGAGCCCTTCACGCAGATTGCGATTGGCGGGCCGGCCGACGTCGACGCTGCGGTGGCGGCGGCCAGACGGGCGTTCGAGACGTTTGCCTTCAGCACGCGGGAAGACCGCCTCGCGCTGCTCAAGCGGATCCTCGCGGCCTACAACGACCGCTTCGAAGACATCGCTCGGGCCGTCAGCCGGGAAATGGGGGCGCCGATCGCCTTTGCCCGCGACAGCCAGGCATGGGCCGGCCGCGCCCATCTGGAGGCAACCATTGCCGCCTTCGAAGCCATGCACTTTTCCGAAACGATCGGGACGACGACCGTTCTTCGCGAACCGATCGGCGTCTGCGCGCTGATCACGCCCTGGAACTGGCCATTGAACCAGATCGTCTGCAAGGTCGCGCCGGCTATTGCCGCCGGTTGCACGGTGGTCCTGAAGCCGTCCGAGATCGCACCGATCAGCGGCATCATCTTCGCCGAGGTCATGGAGGCCGCCGGGACGCCGAAGGGCGTGTTCAATCTGATCAACGGCACCGGCCCCGATGTCGGCCAGGTCATGGCCGGTCATCCCGACGTCGACATGGTGTCCTTCACCGGCTCCACGCGGGCCGGCATCATCGTCGCCCGAACGGCGGCAGACACCGTCAAGCGCGTCGCACAGGAGCTCGGCGGCAAATCGGCCAACATCATCCTGCCGGATGCCGATTTCGACACCGCCGTCACCGAAGGCGTGAAGGGTTGTTTCGGCAATTCGGGGCAATCCTGCGATGCCCCGACGCGCATGCTGGTGCCGAAGGACCGGCACGACGAGGCCCTGGCGCTCGCCAGGACCGCCGCGGAGGCTTTCACCACCGGGGATCCGCGCAAGGCGGAGACCGATCTCGGCCCGGTCGTCAGCCAGGTGCAGTACGACAAGATCCAGCGGCTGATCGAAGCCGGCATCGCCGAAGGCGCGACGCTCGTGACCGGCGGCCCCGGCCGGCCGGAGGGCCTCAATCGCGGCTACTATGTCCGTCCGACGGTCTTCGGCCATGTCACTCCCGACATGACGATCGCGCGGGAGGAAATCTTCGGACCGGTGCTCTCAATCCTCTCCTACGAAGACGAAGAGGAGGCAATCCGCATTGCCAACGACACGGTCTACGGGCTCGCCGCCTACATCCAGTCCGGCAACATCGAGCATGCCCGCGCGGTGGCAAAGCGCATGCGGGCCGGGTCGGTCTATCTGAACTATCCCGACTGGGACACGTTTGCGCCGTTTGGCGGCTACAAGCAGTCCGGCAACGGGCGCGAATATGCCGGCTGGGGCATCCACGACTTTCTGGAGATCAAGGGCGTCGTCGGCTGGGGGCAATGACGCTCCCGGAGCGTCGGGACGAATTCGCCACCGTTCAACTGTCTGTCGCCAATCAGCGCGCCGCCGTCCGGTTCAAGCCCTAGTTTCAGGCAGTCGGCATATGCCCGTCACAGAATCCCGCTAGATCACGATGATCGGCGGGATATCGTTGCGCTGGTCATATTGCATCGCAGCATGATTCTTGTTGATATGTGGAGGAATCACATTGTCAGCCACGGACACCACCATGAACCGATATGATCTCATCGTCATCGGCAGCGGCCCGGCAGGCCGTCGCGCTGCCATCCAGGCCGCCAAGCTCGGCAAGGATGTGCTGGTGGTCGAGCAGGGCCGCCGCGTCGGCGGGGTGTCCGTGCATACGGGTACCATCCCTTCCAAAACTCTGCGCGAAACGGCCCTCAACCTGACCGGCTGGCGCGAGCGCGGCTTCTATGGCCGCTCCTACCGGGTCAAGCAGGAAATCAGCGCCGAGGACCTGCGCATGCGGCTCCTGAAGACGCTGGACTATGAAGTCGAGGTGCTGGAGCATCAGTTTGCCCGCAACCACGTGCACCACCTGCGCGGCAAGGCGCATTTCGTCGATCCGCACACGCTGGAAATCGAGAAGAGCGATGGCGAGATCTTAAGGGTCGAGGGCAGAGCGATCCTGCTCGCGATCGGTACGCGGCCGTTCCGACCGGATTACATTCCCTTCGACAACGACGCCATCATCGACAGTGACGAGCTGCTGGAATTGAAGACCCTGCCCCGCTCCCTGGCAGTTATCGGCGCCGGCGTCATCGGCATCGAGTATGCGACGATCTTTTCGGCGCTCGACGTTCAGGTAACGCTGATCGAGCCGCGCAACACGATGCTCGACTTCATCGACAAGGAAATCGTCAACGACTTCATCTACCAGCTGCGCGACCGCAACATGAAGCTGATGCTCGGCGAAACGGCCGAGAAGATCGAGCGCGAGCCGGGCGGAAAATGCCGGATCACGCTGAAGACCGGCCGGCTGATCACCGCGGACATGGTGCTGTTTGCGGCCGGGCGCATGGGCGCGACCGATACGATCGGGCTGGAGGCTGCGGGCCTGACGGCGGACAGCCGCGGACGGCTCAAGGTCAATCCGACGACCTTCCAGACCGATGTGCCGCACATCTACGCCGCCGGCGACGTCGTCGGTTTTCCGTCGCTTGCCTCGACCTCGATGGAACAGGGGCGGATTGCCGCCCGCCATGCGGTCGGAGCGAGCCATGCCGATCCGCCGCACTATTTCCCCTATGGCATCTATGCCGTGCCGGAAATTTCCACCTGCGGCCTGACGGAGGAAGAAGTAAAGGAGCGCGGCATTCCCTATGAATGCGGCATTGCGCGTTTCCGCGAGACCTCCCGCGGCCATATCATGGGCCTCGACACCGGTCTCCTCAAGCTGATCTTCTCGCTGAAGACGCGCCGCCTGCTCGGCATCCACATCGTCGGCGAAGGCGCGACCGAGCTCGTCCATATCGGCCAGGCCGTGCTCAACCTCAAGGGAACGGTCGAATACTTCGTCGAGAACACCTTCAACTACCCGACGCTGGCGGAGGCCTACAAGATCGCCGGTCTCGACGCCTGGAACCGCATGGGCGAGCTGCGCGACGAAGCCAAGGCAGCGGAATAAGCCAGAACACACCTCTGCGAGGTAATTGCATGCAAACGGCCTCCCGCATACGGGAGGGAGGCCGTCTGTATTTGGGCGACTTGCCTTGTGCTCAGGCGGCGTTCTGACGGCGCGGCTTGTGATTGGCTGCATCCGAACCCGGTTCGCGGATCGTACCGCGCCGGTTGAGCTTGAAGCGATTGACCAGTTCGGCAAGGCGCGCCGCTCCAGAGGCAAGACGCTCGCTGATGTGGGCCGTATTGCCCACGAGGCCGGAGTTCTGCTGTGTCATCTGGTCGAGCTGGTTGACCGCGGAGTTGATTTCTCCGAGGCTCGTCGACTGTTCTCTGGCCGCCGTGTTGATGGCATCGACATTGCGGTCGATGGCTTCGACCAACTCTTCGATCTTCTTCAGCGCCTCACCGGTTTCGCCGACGAACCGGACCCCCTCGCCCACTTCCTTTGACGAATTGTTGATCAACCCGGCAATTTCCTTGGCAGCGTTCGCCGATCGTTGCGCCAGGTCGCGGACCTCCTGCGCGACGACGGCGAAGCCCTTGCCCGCGTCGCCCGCACGCGCCGCCTCGACGCCGGCGTTGAGTGCCAGGAGGTTGGTCTGAAAGGCGATCTGGTCGATCACGTCGATGATCTTGCCAATCTCCTGCGAGGCACTCTGGATCCGGTTGATTGCCTGGATGGCATTCCCCACGACGTCTACCGACGCGGAGGCAGCCTTGCGGGCATCGCCGACCAGGCGGCGCGTCTCATGGGTGCGCTCGGAGGATTGACGGACCGTCACGGTAATTTCCTCCAGCGCGGCCGATGTCTGCTCCAACGCCGCGGCCTGCTGCTCGGTGCGCCGTGCCAGGCCTTCAGAGGCGCTGCTCATCTGCTGGCTCTCGCCGGCAAGGTCATTGGTCTGCTTGAGAACCTCAACCAGCGTCTCCTGGAACTTGGCGATCGACGTGTTGAAGTCTGTGCGCAGATGGTCAAATTCCGGAATGAACGGCTCGTCGATCGTGATGCGGATATTGCAATCCGACAGGCGGTTGAGGCCGGCGCCGACCGCTTCCAACGCCTTGACGCGTCCCGAGACGTCGCTCGCAAACTTGACCACCTTGATCACGCGGCCGTCCGCGCCCATCACCGGATTGTACGACGCCTGGATAAAGACCTTCTCACCATTTTTGGCGATACGGGTAAACTGATCGGACTTGAAATGGCCGGCCGCCAGATCCCGCCAGAAAGCGGTGTATTGTGGATTGCGGACATAGTCCGCCTCGCAGAACATCGAGTGGTGCTTGCCGCGAATTTCCGACAGTTCGTAGCCGAATGTCTTGAGGAAATTGCCATTGGCGGTGATGATCTCACCCTTCGGTGTGAACTCGATGATGGCCTGGGCCCTGTCAAGAGCCTCCAACTTCCCCTCGTTCTCGATGCTCGCCAGCTTTTTGGCGGTGATGTCGGTGGCAAGCTTCACGATCCGGTAGGGCTTGCCACGCTTGAAGATCGGATTATAGGTGGCCTCGATCCAGACCTCACGTCCGCCCTTGCCATAGCGCTTGAACTGGCCTTGTTCGTATCGGCCCTCACCAAGCCTCTGCCAGAAATCCCGATAGGCATTCGATTCCGCTTCGGCAGGATCGACAAACAACCGGTGCTTCTTCCCGATGATGTCGGCACGTTGATAGCCGAGCGCATCGCAGAAGTTCTTATTGGCATTGAGGATCGTTCCGGTCAGATCGAATTCGATGACCGCATGGGATTTGTCAACGGCCGCCAGCAGCGACTTTTCATATCCGCCGAAATCAATTGGAAACATGGGCCTTTTTCACTCCATCACTTGTTGCTGGAGAGACTGTTATGTTTGCCTTACTAAGTCATTAACCAATTGTTTCACAATGAAAATAATTATCCGCCAGATGCCCTGCAAAAAGCACGTCAGATATCCGTCGCGACGGGGGCGAGGCAGAAACAATTTGGGAGGCCGAAGCCTCCCAAATGTCTGATCACTCAGCGGCGTCGTCCGCCTTCTTCTTTTTCGGAGCCGCCTTCTTCTTCGGAGCGGCTTCTTCTTCGCTGGCCTCGGCGGCGTCGGCTGCTTCAGCCTTTGCCTTCTTCGGGGCTGCCTTCTTCTTCGGCGCTGCCTTCTTCTCTTCCGAGCCTTCGGCTTCATCGTCGGCCATCAGCTCTTCCTTGCTGACGGTCTTGTCGGTGACCTTCACTTCGCCGAGCAGGTGGTCGACCACCTTTTCTTCGAAGATCGGGGCGCGCAGCGAGGCGGAAGCGCCGGGCGTGTTGCGGAAGAAGTTGATGATTTCCTTCTCCTGGCCCGGGAAGTTGCGCAGCTGGTCGTAGAGAGCGCGCTGCATTTCGTCTTCGGTCACTTCGATGCCGGCCTTTTCGCCGATTTCGGAGAGAACGAGGCCGAGACGGACGCGGCGTTCAGCAAGCTTGGTGTACTCCTCGCGTGCCTTTTCTTCCGTCGTGTCTTCGTCTTCGAAGGTCTTGCCGGACTGTTCCAGGTCGGTGTTGATCTGGCGCCAGATGTTTTCGAACTCGGCGTCCACGAGCGACTGCGGCGTGTCGAACTTGTAGAGTTCGTCAAGCTGGTCGAGGATCTGACGCTTGACCTTCTGGCGCGTGACCTGACCGTACTGGCCCTCGATCTGGCTGCGGACGATTTCCTTCAGCTTGTCGGCGGATTCGAGGCCGAGCTTGGAAGCGAGGTCGTCATTGATCTCGACTTCGCCCGGGGCCGCCACTTCCTTGACCTTGACGTCGAAGGTGGCTTCCTTGCCGGCAAGGTTTGCCGCCGGATATTCTTCCGGGAAGGTCACGGTGATGGTCTTCTCGTCGCCGGCCTTGACGCCGACGAGCTGATCTTCGAAGCCCGGGATGAAGCGGCCGGAGCCGAGAACCAGATCGGCATCTTCTGCAGCGCCGCCTTCGAAGGCTTCGCCGTCAACCTTGCCGAGGTAATCCATGGTGACGCGGTCGCCATTGGCGGCCTTGCCCTTCTTGGCTTCGAAGGAACGGGCGCTCTCGGCGATCTTGAGGATCTGCTCGGTAACTTCCTCTTCCTCGATCTCGACGACTTCGCGGGTCACCTTGATGCCATCGACCGACTTCAGTTCGATCGGCGGGATGACTTCATAGGAGAGCGTGAATTCGAAATCGGCTTCAGCGGACAGGATCTTGTCGGCTTCGGCTTCGTCTTCGGTCATGGCGACGGCCGGCTGGGTCGCAGACTTTTCGCCACGCTCGGAGAGGATTTCGGTCGGCTTTTCACGAACGATCTCGTTGACGAGTTCGGCCATGATCGACTTGCCGTAAACCTTCTTCAGGTGCGAGACCGGCACCTTGCCGGGGCGGAAGCCGTTGATGCGAACCTTGTCCTTGGCTTCCGCCAGGCGCTCGTTCATCTTCGCTTCCATGTCTTTCGCCGGAACGACGACCTTGATTTCGCGCTTCAGCCCTTCAGCGAGCGTTTCGATAACCTGCATTGTCTTACCTTCACTTCGTAGCGGCCGTGACGGGACAGCCGATCGTTTCTCTGCCGATGCGGGAGCGTCCGTCCTGCCGCGACGTGTCAAATTCCTAGGCATTCCAGCGGGCTGACGTAAGCCTCAGCCGGATGCCGCGCTTATCCCGGATACGCTCTCAATGCTATCAAGAGTTCCGTTCCTCCCAGCCCGATCGCAATAGTGGTGCGGGTAGAGAGACTTGAACTCCCACGCCTTGCGGCACCAGAACCTAAATCTGGCGTGTCTACCAATTTCACCATACCCGCTCTCCAGATTGCCGCAGGCCATGAAAACATGGGCCCTCCGGGAAGCGGCGTCTCTATATCATCCGAACTGCCAAGCGCAAAGGAAAAATGACGGTTTGGCAACAGGATCGGCGCGGTCCCGCGATCCTTTGCTTTCAAAGGCGGACATTACGTAACGTAAATCGTCGTTTCGCCTTGCCGTTGCGTCAGTAGAGCGGCTCTTCGTAGGCCGGTTTGCCGTCATTATAAAGTGCGCGGATCTGCGGCTTGCCGTCTCTCGAGACCCGTACGGCCACCTGCAGCTTGCCTTCGTTGCGCAGATCCTCAAGGGCCTTGCCCTCGCCTTCGGGAACATAATAGCGTTCGATGCCGTAGGTGACCCTGAAATCCGTCGCGTACTGGTAATCCGTGTAGCGGAACGGCAATGTCCTGATGACCACCTCGCCGTCGGCTGCCGGCCCGGAATCGCCGAAGGTCGCACCAGCGACGCCGTATGTCCCGTCCTCC
Proteins encoded in this region:
- a CDS encoding amino acid ABC transporter substrate-binding protein, coding for MKKTLLSAALGAAVFGLGAHAASATTLDDVKAKGFVQCGVSQGIPGFSNPNDKGEWSGLDVDYCRGIAAAVFGDATKAKFTPLSSKDRFPALQSGEVDVLTRNTTWTISRDTSLGFNFRTVNYYDGQGFMVKKSLGVSSALELSGAAVCVQTGTTTELNLADYFKANGLEYKPVVFEKEADATGAYDAGRCDVYTTDQSGLYAIRLTLSSPDDNMVLPEVISKEPLGPAVRQGDDQWFDLVSWVHYAMVNAEELGITSANVDDMKANGSPDIKRILGSEEGTKIGTDLGVSNDWAYNIIKQVGNYGEVFARNVGPETPLKIDRGINALWTKGGLQYAPPIR
- a CDS encoding amino acid ABC transporter permease, with protein sequence MADHALSSPNAGSSSGTSLIYDPKVRGIFYQVVTVALLVLFVWTVTNNTIHNLQKANIASGFGFLNGRAGFDIGQHLIAYSSDSTYGRALVVGILNTLQVAVFGIVTASIIGFLVGIGRLSHNWLIAKICQVYVEIFRNIPPLLVIFFWYKGVLAILPQPKDAIKLPFDIFLSNRGFAYPKAIFGEGMLFVLAAFVIGIIAAIVVSRWATKRQMATGQQFPKGWASLGLIIGLPILVFLVMGMPVTFDIPVAGRFNLQGGSLIGPEFMSLYLALSFYTAAFIAEIVRGGIKAVAKGQTEAANALGLRSGVTTRLIIIPQALRIIIPPLTSQYLNLTKNSSLAVAVGFADVVAVGGTMLNQTGQAVEIVGLWLLIYLSMSISTAMFMNWFNAKMALVER
- a CDS encoding amino acid ABC transporter permease, which translates into the protein MATKNLAYVRGEMAPAQPAPSSAVGPIHWLRENLLATPKDVVLTIVALALLAYILPGIIDWLLINAVWTGSDRTACATIAQGGVLPDGQSGACWAFVGAKFQQFIFGRYPYVERWRPMLVMAMFVVLLIPMLIPKAPYKGWNAFLLFLVLPFVSFFLLLGGFGLPHVETPLWGGLMITLILSFFGIVVSLPVGIVLALGRRSNMPVIRLLCVVFIEVIRGVPLITVLFMASVMLPLFLPDGWTFDKLLRALIGVSLFSSAYMAEVIRGGLQAIPKGQFEGADSLGLSYWQKMRLIILPQALKLVIPGIVNTFIGLFKDTSLVSIIGMFDLLGIVTLNFSDANWATPVTPITAFVFAGMVYWIFCFGMSRYSQFMERHLDTGHKR
- a CDS encoding amino acid ABC transporter ATP-binding protein; its protein translation is MAQVQTTGAAKPKTDTAIEITGMNKWYGEFHVLRDINLKVTSGERIVIAGPSGSGKSTMIRCINRLEEHQKGKIVVDGIELTNDLKKIDEIRREVGMVFQHFNLFPHLTILENCTLAPIWVRKMPKREAEQIAMHFLERVKIPEQANKYPGQLSGGQQQRVAIARSLCMKPKIMLFDEPTSALDPEMVKEVLDTMVGLAEEGMTMLCVTHEMGFARQVADRVIFMDQGQIVEQNSPAEFFDNPQHERTKLFLSQILH
- a CDS encoding aldehyde dehydrogenase family protein — translated: MSHHLKFFIDGAWVDPDEARTLDVIDPSTEEPFTQIAIGGPADVDAAVAAARRAFETFAFSTREDRLALLKRILAAYNDRFEDIARAVSREMGAPIAFARDSQAWAGRAHLEATIAAFEAMHFSETIGTTTVLREPIGVCALITPWNWPLNQIVCKVAPAIAAGCTVVLKPSEIAPISGIIFAEVMEAAGTPKGVFNLINGTGPDVGQVMAGHPDVDMVSFTGSTRAGIIVARTAADTVKRVAQELGGKSANIILPDADFDTAVTEGVKGCFGNSGQSCDAPTRMLVPKDRHDEALALARTAAEAFTTGDPRKAETDLGPVVSQVQYDKIQRLIEAGIAEGATLVTGGPGRPEGLNRGYYVRPTVFGHVTPDMTIAREEIFGPVLSILSYEDEEEAIRIANDTVYGLAAYIQSGNIEHARAVAKRMRAGSVYLNYPDWDTFAPFGGYKQSGNGREYAGWGIHDFLEIKGVVGWGQ
- the sthA gene encoding Si-specific NAD(P)(+) transhydrogenase; its protein translation is MNRYDLIVIGSGPAGRRAAIQAAKLGKDVLVVEQGRRVGGVSVHTGTIPSKTLRETALNLTGWRERGFYGRSYRVKQEISAEDLRMRLLKTLDYEVEVLEHQFARNHVHHLRGKAHFVDPHTLEIEKSDGEILRVEGRAILLAIGTRPFRPDYIPFDNDAIIDSDELLELKTLPRSLAVIGAGVIGIEYATIFSALDVQVTLIEPRNTMLDFIDKEIVNDFIYQLRDRNMKLMLGETAEKIEREPGGKCRITLKTGRLITADMVLFAAGRMGATDTIGLEAAGLTADSRGRLKVNPTTFQTDVPHIYAAGDVVGFPSLASTSMEQGRIAARHAVGASHADPPHYFPYGIYAVPEISTCGLTEEEVKERGIPYECGIARFRETSRGHIMGLDTGLLKLIFSLKTRRLLGIHIVGEGATELVHIGQAVLNLKGTVEYFVENTFNYPTLAEAYKIAGLDAWNRMGELRDEAKAAE
- a CDS encoding PAS domain-containing methyl-accepting chemotaxis protein codes for the protein MFPIDFGGYEKSLLAAVDKSHAVIEFDLTGTILNANKNFCDALGYQRADIIGKKHRLFVDPAEAESNAYRDFWQRLGEGRYEQGQFKRYGKGGREVWIEATYNPIFKRGKPYRIVKLATDITAKKLASIENEGKLEALDRAQAIIEFTPKGEIITANGNFLKTFGYELSEIRGKHHSMFCEADYVRNPQYTAFWRDLAAGHFKSDQFTRIAKNGEKVFIQASYNPVMGADGRVIKVVKFASDVSGRVKALEAVGAGLNRLSDCNIRITIDEPFIPEFDHLRTDFNTSIAKFQETLVEVLKQTNDLAGESQQMSSASEGLARRTEQQAAALEQTSAALEEITVTVRQSSERTHETRRLVGDARKAASASVDVVGNAIQAINRIQSASQEIGKIIDVIDQIAFQTNLLALNAGVEAARAGDAGKGFAVVAQEVRDLAQRSANAAKEIAGLINNSSKEVGEGVRFVGETGEALKKIEELVEAIDRNVDAINTAAREQSTSLGEINSAVNQLDQMTQQNSGLVGNTAHISERLASGAARLAELVNRFKLNRRGTIREPGSDAANHKPRRQNAA